From the genome of Bacillus mesophilus:
CTCTCGCCTAAACCAGTTATGACAGATTCTAAGCCTGTAACATTTTGATTAATAGAGTTCATTTGTTGTATCGCGTTAGTAATTACCTGTCCTCCTGCTTTGGCTCCCTCAGATGCTTCTAATGCAGTATGAGAAACATTTTGTGCATTTGCTGCGATCTGTTGTATCCCAATCGACATCTCCGAAATTGTCGTGGACGTTTCTTCCACACTTTTCACTTGTTGATCAACACCAGTTGCCACTTGTTGCATAGTTGTTGCGACAAGCTCAGTTGCACTACTAGTTTGCTCAGCACTAGCAGTTAACTCTTCAGACGATGCAGCTACTTGTTCTGAAGTCGTACCAACCTCTTCTATTAGTGATCGTAGGTTTTTTGTCATGATATTAAAAGATGTAGCCAGCTCACCTATCTCATCATTATTCTTAACTTTAATTTCATCAAGCGTTAAGTCACCTGAAGAAATTTGTTCAGCTGATTTATTTAACAGTAATAGTGGATTTGAGATAATTCTAGAAATTACTAATGCAATGACAACCCCAAGAATGATAGCAATAATGGTTAACGCTGTTACAAACGAAACTCCAGATTTAAAAATTTGCACGGATTCCTCTGTTGCAGTCGCTGCACCATTTTGATTTATTTCTATTAATTTAGCAATAGAATCATTAGCTTCTTGCCATTTAGGATGACTTTCAAGTTGAAGTTCATTTGCTTCAACAAATGCATTTGCTCTTGCTTTTTCCAAGATGGGAGGAAAGCTATTAATATAATCGTTGTAGTTAACAACAAATTGATTGTATACTGTTCTTTCCTCTTCACTTGCAATATATCCTTCATACTGTGTAATAAGTTCGTTTATTTCGGTTTTTGTTTCCCCTAAACTTGTTTCAATAAGGTTCATTTCCTGTTGGTTAGGTTCTAATATAAACTTTAATAATAATCGTTGCACATCCGAAACTGCCCCATTTAAGTCACCTGCCAATACGAGGCTAGGAACCCAGTTCTCATCAATCTCTGTTGTTTTAGCTCCAATACCGTTCATTTTCGTGATTGCAAATATACTTGTCGCTAAAAGTAACGAAAGTACTAGTAAAAACCCACTTAGTAATTTTCTTCTTATTGTAAATCTCATTTACTTTCCTCCATTCATTTTAATCAATATATTAAAACGTTAATCTTACTTATTAATTCTTCCTAATCATATAATAGTGGCCACTTCTCTTGTATCACCAGGTGTTCCTATATGATCAATGTTATAGGAATGTAGTCCCGGTTTTTGCTTTAATTCCCCTAAACTTATCTAATATAGAATAAAATTGCCAAAATAAAAAAACGCTAATAGAGAGAATCGGTTTCAAACGATTTTCCTAAAATGCGTTTTCATCTATGTATTATTTTGTTAGGTCTGCTGTGTAGATAAGTCCTAGTTGTTTTCTTACATCTTCCATGATTTCTGCAGTGTGAAGGGAGTTTTCAAACGAATTAATAGAAGACATTGTCTTTCCTTCTTGTATTAACTTTATAAACTCTTCGGCTTCATAGTACATTTCTGGTTGATCCCTATCCATGCTAATGGTCTCTTCACTTCCGTCCTTATATTTAATTTCCACTAGGTCAGGAGACGAGATATTATCATGAATAATCATACTCCCTTCCTCACCTTGAATTTCAGAAGGTAAGAATGAATTATTCATTTTAGAGTGCATAATCACCGCATCCATGCCTTCATATTGGGCAATGAGGCTCCCACCTCCGTCTACTCCTGATTCAAGAAGAACTCCAGTACCTTTTACGCTTAGCGGAGCACCGAATAAAACCACCATTGGGTAAATACAATACACACCAAGGTCCATTAATGACCCATTTGATAGATTGGGATTAAACGCATTAAGAATAGTTCCCGCTTTATATGCATCATAACGTGAAGAGTATTTGCAATAGCTGGCAAAATAACGACGAATTGTTCCTAATTTATAGAGGTTTTCCTTAATAACCTTAAAATTAGGATGTAATGTTGTTCTCATTGCCTCCATCAGAAGAACATTATTTTCCGTTGCAGCCTTTATCATCTCTTTCGTTTCGGACACATTTGAAGCTAATGGCTTCTCACATAACACATGTTTACCATTATTCAAAAACACAATAGCATGTTCCTTGTGCAAAGAATTTGGACTTGCTATATAGACAGCATCAATAACATCACTTTTTGCCATTTCTTCATAGTTAGTAAATGTATAGTTAATATCGTATTTCTCAGCAAATTCCTCTGCTTTTTCTGTCGTCCGTGAAAATACTGCATGCAATTCAAAATCATGTAAATCCTTTACAGACTCTAAAAAACGATCTGTAATCCAATTGGTTCCTATTACACCAAACCTTACCAAATGTATCCACCTCTTTTATTCTATCTAGTTTTGTAAGTACTGAATTAGTGATTAAATAGTAGGAATAAAACTGTATGTATAAATCATTATACTAGTCTTGATTGGTTTATGGTGACATATTCAATAACAGCACACGAAAGAAGACCGATTTGTCTGAATTGGTCTTCTTTCGTGGTATTAGATGATATACAAGAGATTATTTATCACATGTCAAGAAATCAACCCAGACGGAATCGAATATTAGATCTTCTCTTGGAAAATAGAAATTCTAATAGGACTTAACTTTGTTGGTATAGTAAATTCTTGTAAGGTCTCAATATGTTTGAAGTAATCGCCAATATCTCCTTCAGTTTCAAAATACCACTCAGTAATGGTTAAATTGGATAATTCCTTTGTAAGTTCAAAGAATAACTGACAATGTAGCTGCTCCATATCAGAGAATTCTTCTTGGTCATAGACAGTAAATT
Proteins encoded in this window:
- a CDS encoding methyl-accepting chemotaxis protein — its product is MRFTIRRKLLSGFLLVLSLLLATSIFAITKMNGIGAKTTEIDENWVPSLVLAGDLNGAVSDVQRLLLKFILEPNQQEMNLIETSLGETKTEINELITQYEGYIASEEERTVYNQFVVNYNDYINSFPPILEKARANAFVEANELQLESHPKWQEANDSIAKLIEINQNGAATATEESVQIFKSGVSFVTALTIIAIILGVVIALVISRIISNPLLLLNKSAEQISSGDLTLDEIKVKNNDEIGELATSFNIMTKNLRSLIEEVGTTSEQVAASSEELTASAEQTSSATELVATTMQQVATGVDQQVKSVEETSTTISEMSIGIQQIAANAQNVSHTALEASEGAKAGGQVITNAIQQMNSINQNVTGLESVITGLGESSEEIGKIIDVITGISDQTNLLALNAAIEAARAGEHGKGFAVVADEVKKLAEQSSNSAKQISQLVLKIQNETKTAVQTMESTSKEVNEGIGAVNTAGQAFSNIETSIEAVNLQIQDVSSAVQQMAAGSEQMVSSMSVIIKVAEESASGTQEVSAATEEQLASMEEITASAHTLSKMAEELQLLISRFKV
- a CDS encoding Gfo/Idh/MocA family protein, with the protein product MVRFGVIGTNWITDRFLESVKDLHDFELHAVFSRTTEKAEEFAEKYDINYTFTNYEEMAKSDVIDAVYIASPNSLHKEHAIVFLNNGKHVLCEKPLASNVSETKEMIKAATENNVLLMEAMRTTLHPNFKVIKENLYKLGTIRRYFASYCKYSSRYDAYKAGTILNAFNPNLSNGSLMDLGVYCIYPMVVLFGAPLSVKGTGVLLESGVDGGGSLIAQYEGMDAVIMHSKMNNSFLPSEIQGEEGSMIIHDNISSPDLVEIKYKDGSEETISMDRDQPEMYYEAEEFIKLIQEGKTMSSINSFENSLHTAEIMEDVRKQLGLIYTADLTK